One segment of Fusarium oxysporum f. sp. lycopersici 4287 chromosome 15, whole genome shotgun sequence DNA contains the following:
- a CDS encoding hypothetical protein (At least one base has a quality score < 10), which yields MEGQCCMQKALDLLAESRRETKRLQEALREQMEMTKELKEAVAKQEETVREMGKQMVEIKDQMTEELQRVREQLETIVTNAMDGPQRSYADVTRLTPFLPHNDSRTLAAPPNPTDGKVPITFTGHFGAGPAVSLAPAPAPSAAPTLNFNAAPAPAPEPPVPVLDVWKEWEEGIAGQPAVRVLEETWGKPLAPGERDQGAVLSPEGDLGRALGPHGVRQERGGGSCRARALTRRLELEPARRRAQTAPPAGPGPVTGTEWFAKTKFPGVKNMRCLKHLYVTDPRDDKQRILETKGGLLKGSYCWILKNDRFQRFRDDPQSPLLWIKGDLGKGKTMLLCGIIDELEKESAKRLSYFFCQATEAQLSSATGVRAKYDTQEQKLFESINAWVPLTDIFMDMLNDPALEDVVLIVDALDECKTKHSELLDFIFKSPSHIKWIVSSRNHCPDIGPRLRNATHTAKLCLEDIGSTICEAVDAYIRHKVDQLICEENYDDKLRYAVQHYFMSHANGTFLWVTLVWKEPADPRVPRQHMLTKLTSFPAGLDQLYERMMEHIINSDDAGLCKQILATVSVVYSPVTLKELISLVESLEEFDQDELKEIIGSCGSFLTLRKGVIYFVHQSAKEYLLDKASNQIVPSGTTDQHHTIFSRSLLVMSRSGFKSTTLHDTFVNMAWIWMLTNNFDVEWVEMDPLWKWIHIVEFVEWKPTSSNNGN from the exons atgGAAGGGCAATGCTGCATGCAGAAGGCGCTGGATCTCCTGGCAGAGTCGCGCAGGGAGACCAAGAGGCTGCAGGAAGCGCTGAGGGAACAGATGGAGATGACCAAGGAACTCAAGGAAGCTGTTGCAAAGCAGGAAGAAACAGTACGCGAGATGGGCAAGCAGATGGTAgagatcaaggatcagaTGACCGAGGAGCTGCAGCGCGTCCGCGAGCAGCTCGAAACTATCGTTACGAACGCAATGGACGGGCCTCAACGATCATATGCTGACGTCACACGACTGACACCGTTCTTACCCCACAACGATTCGAGGACCTTAGCCGCTCCTCCGAACCCCACAGAC GGCAAGGTCCCAATCACCTTTACCGGCCACTTTGGAGCCGGGCCAGCAGTGTCGCTggcgccggcgccggcgccgTCGGCAGCCCCTACCTTGAACTTCAATgcggctccggctccggctccagagcctccagTACCAG TGCTGGATGTCTGGAAGGAGTGGGAGGAAGGGATTGCAGGTCAGCCGGCCGTACGGGTGCTAGAAGAGACGTGGGGAAAGCCGCTGGCGCCCGGGGAACGGGATCAGGGTGCAGTTCTGTCGCCGGAAGGTGATCTGGGACGAGCTCTTGGCCCGCACGGCGTCCGGcaagagcgaggaggaggcagtTGCAGAGCTAGAGCTCTTACGCGCCGGCTGGAGCTTGAACCGgctcgtcgacgagctcaaacAGCGCCGCCGGCGGGGCCAGGGCCGGTTACGGGTACAG AATGGTTTGCTAAGACAAAGTTCCCAGGCGTCAAGAACATGCGATGTCTGAAGCATCTATACGTGACTGACCCCCGCGACGACAAGCAGCGAATCCTGGAGACAAAGGGCGGCCTGCTCAAGGGCTCCTACTGCTGGATTCTCAAGAACGACCGCTTTCAGCGATTTCGTGACGACCCGCAAAGCCCGCTGCTCTGGATCAAGGGCGACCTCGGCAAAGGCAAGACAATGCTCCTCTGCGGCATCATAGATGAGCTAGAGAAAGAGTCTGCGAAACGACTGTCTTATTTCTTCTGTCAGGCTACAGAGGCTCAATTGAGCAGTGCCACGGGC GTACGGGCGAAGTACGATACCCAAGAGCAGAAACTTTTTGAGAGTATCAATGCCTGGGTGCCTCTGACCGATATATTCATGGACATGCTGAACGATCCAGCTCTGGAGGATGTGGTCTTGATCGTCGATGCCCTTGACGAGTGCAAAACGAAGCACtcagagcttcttgactttaTTTTCAAGTCGCCTTCCCATATCAAGTGGATTGTATCCAGCCGCAACCACTGCCCAGACATTGGGCCGAGGCTCAGAAATGCAACACACACAGCCAAGCTGTGTCTTGAGGACATTGGGAGCACCATTTGCGAAGCAGTTGACGCGTACATCCGACACAAAGTGGATCAATTGATATGTGAAGAGAATTACGACGACAAGCTACGCTACGCTGTCCAACACTACTTCATGTCTCATGCCAATGGCACTTTTCTCTGGGTAACTTTAGTCTGGAAAGAACCTGCGGATCCTAGGGTCCCAAGACAGCATATGCTTACGAAGTTAACGTCATTCCCAGCAGGACTTGATCAACTTTATGAGCGAATGATGGAACATATTATCAACTCAGATGATGCGGGCCTGTGCAAGCAGATCTTAGCTACTGTGTCGGTCGTATACAGCCCCGTCACGTTGAAGGAGCTGATATCTCTTGTTGAGTCGCTCGAGGAATTCGACCAGGATGAGTTGAAAGAGATCATCGGATCCTGTGGCTCTTTCCTGACTCTTCGAAAAGGTGTCATTTACTTTGTGCATCAATCGGCGAAGGAATACCTGCTTGACAAGGCATCCAACCAGATCGTACCTTCTGGCACCACGGACCAGCACCATACCATCTTCTCGAGGTCGCTGCTGGTGATGTCCAGGTCAGGGTTCAAATCCACGACACTCCACGACACATTTGTGAATATGGCGTGGATATGGATGCTGACTAATAATTTCGATGTGGAATGGGTGGAAATGGATCCATTATGGAAATGGATCCATATTGTGGAATTCGTGGAAT